One Syngnathus acus chromosome 13, fSynAcu1.2, whole genome shotgun sequence genomic window carries:
- the mettl16 gene encoding RNA N6-adenosine-methyltransferase mettl16 — protein MSLNKSMHPRNRYKDKPPDFAYLASKYPEFQEHVHTNLSGRAVVNFKEPEAVRALTCTLLKEDFGLSIEIPLERLIPTVPLRLNYIHWVEDLVDGQKQPRRGIDIGTGASCIYPLLGATMNGWFFLATEVDDICFDYATRNVEQNHLSDLVKVVKVPQKTLLMDALKEETEIVYDFCMCNPPFFANQLEAKGVNSRNARRPPPSSVNTGGVTEIMAEGGELEFVKRIIHDSLQLKKRLRWYSCMLGKKCSLTPLKEELRKQGVPKVTHTEFCQGRTMRWALAWSFYDDVIVPSPPSKKRKLDRARKPLSFTLPHVAVKELQAKSRALGCTSRHPLKAITTLVEKTLTDLRVLHKRVPCREHEQSLLLTAVENTWLHGRQKRREQMRQLRELPRADHNAAAAATTMPSLTQDTQVDADQKSADLEVTAESPSVEGRKVTDIADEVDQKLPEQVADVETKPGCDPAGTCGQKDASDATSEMSSKQPASPLSVERFLFKCLLNVLHEESDAVIEMHWVEGQNKDLMNQLCTFLRNTLLKAVSKS, from the exons ATGTCTTTGAACAAGTCCATGCATCCCCGAAACCGCTACAAAGACAAACCACCGGACTTTGCCTATCTGGCTTCTAAGTACCCAGAATTCCAAGAACATGTGCACACCAACCTGAGTGGACGAGCCGT AGTGAATTTCAAGGAGCCAGAGGCCGTGCGAGCCCTGACTTGCACCCTTTTGAAGGAGGACTTTGGTTTGAGCATCGAGATCCCTCTGGAGCGCCTCATACCCACGGTCCCTCTGCGTCTCAACTACATCCACTGGGTGGAGGATCTCGTCGATGGCCAGAAGCAACCACGTAGAGGCATCGACATCG gcaCTGGCGCATCTTGTATCTACCCGTTGCTGGGAGCCACAATGAACGGCTGGTTCTTCCTTGCAACTGAGGTGGACGATATATGCTTTGACTACGCTACCAGGAACGTGGAGCAGAACCATTTATCCGACCTGGTTAAAG TGGTCAAGGTTCCCCAGAAGACTCTGCTGATGGACGctctgaaagaagaaacagaaaTTGTGTACGACTTTTGCATGTGCAACCCTCCTTTTTTTGCCAACCAACTTGAAGCCAAG GGGGTCAATTCAAGGAACGCGCGGCGGCCTCCTCCCAGCTCAGTGAACACGGGCGGGGTGACAGAAATCATGGCGGAGGGTGGCGAATTGGAGTTTGTTAAGAGGATCATTCATGACAGCTTGCAGCTCAAGAAACGCTTGCG GTGGTACAGTTGCATGCTGGGAAAGAAATGCAGTTTGACCCCACTGAAGGAGGAGCTGAGAAAGCAAGGG GTACCCAAAGTGACTCACACAGAGTTCTGCCAGGGGCGCACTATGCGATGGGCGCTGGCCTGGAGCTTctatgatgatgtcatcgttcCG TCACCCCCCAGTAAGAAGCGTAAATTGGACAGAGCCCGCAAGCCTCTTTCCTTCACACTTCCCCATGTGGCTGTGAAGGAGCTCCAGGCTAAGTCCCGTGCTCTGGGCTGTACTAGCCGCCATCCGCTGAAAGCCATCACAACTCTTGTGGAGAAGACGCTCACGGACCTGCGG GTGCTGCACAAGCGTGTTCCGTGTAGAGAGCACGAGCAGAGCCTCCTCCTGACCGCCGTGGAAAACACTTGGCTCCACGGGCGACAGAAGCGACGCGAACAAATGCGCCAGCTGCGGGAGCTGCCGAGAGCAGATCACaatgccgccgctgccgccaccACGATGCCGTCCCTCACCCAAGACACCCAGGTGGATGCCGATCAGAAATCAGCCGACCTGGAGGTGACTGCAGAGTCGCCCTCCGTTGAAGGCAGGAAGGTTACGGATATTGCCGATGAAGTGGATCAGAAACTCCCGGAACAGGTTGCAGATGTGGAAACGAAGCCTGGGTGCGACCCCGCGGGCACCTGTGGCCAGAAGGACGCCAGCGACGCTACAAGCGAGATGTCCTCAAAACAGCCAGCGAGCCCACTCTCAGTGGAACGCTTCTTGTTTAAATGTCTGCTGAATGTCCTGCACGAGGAGAGTGATGCAGTGATTGAGATGCACTGGGTGGAAGGTCAGAATAAAGATCTGATGAACCAGCTGTGCACTTTCCTGAGGAACACTCTTTTAAAAGCTGTTTCTAAATCCTGA